GAAATGGGAATTTGAATCTTATGGTCTGTAATAGATACGTGAGGAATGTCAATGCTTGTTGATTTGGGCATATGACATTTCACACAATCCATTTGGTGATTCGGTGACTTGGTGATTTGATGATTTGTTGATTGATGGATTGGAGATTTGGGAATATCATGACAACTTATGCAGGTATTGTTAAAAATTTGACTTTTCGTAAATTTCACACTCACATGCGGATTATGGCAGGTTATGCAGCTTATTTTCTTTGATTGCTTAAAACATTGACTCTGCATCAATCTTTCAACATGCGAAGCCATTATAAATTCATCATCTGCACCCGCAAATTTCGGCATAAAAATATTCATCACTGCCGCCAGGTCCATTCCCGGTTTGAAATCTCTAAATGACTTACCATCTTGCAAAACTGTTATACCCTGTAAATGGCAGCGTTTGCAAAGACTCATTTGAAGCGCTATTGGCAATTTAGCTGGATTTACGATGGTATGATCAATATATTTTGAAGTGTCAATGATATTACCTGCTCTTTTTTCTTTTACATGAAGTTCACCAGGCCCATGGCAGCGCTCACAATCAATGCCTGTTTTTACACTGATATATTTGTTCTCCGAACCCACTGCAAAATCAGGATATGCATTGTGGCAGGTCATACATTCCAAACCTATTATCCTTGAAAACCGTGAATTATTGCCTCGTTCAAAGCCGGGGGCCAGATCCCACACTCCCCTTTGTGTATAATAGGTTATGGGCGCCTGGTAAAGGTAGCCATGAAAATTAACAATATGTGAGTTGGTATGCTGGCCTGAACCTATAATATAACTGACTTGCTCGATTCTTTTGTGTATTGTGTCACCATCCTTCAGCCTGAATTCCATTATCATCAGAGAATCATTCGACCAAAAAGGTTTGTAATACAGGTCGCTATATTCATCGTAAACCAATGCATCTTCACCAAACGATGCTGCACTTTTTTGGCGGGAAGCAATATCAAATGATTGCCCCATGCCGGTATGAATAAAATCTTCATATACTTTATAATGGCAGCCGCGGCAAACAGTAATTCCTACGTATTTAACAGTATCATGATGATTTAGATAGATTGGGGCTGGAGCAGTTTGTTTTTCGGTTTCATTTGAGCAATTGATAGCAATCAAAGTAACATAGAAAGTGACGGCAATAAGTGTGAGTACTTTCTTCATTTAATGGATGCCGGTTGCAGGATATTGGATATTAGATACTGCCAATTGTCGACTGTAGACTGAATACTACCCTATTGACCCCGAGTACTTGAAGTCAACTGCCACTGCATACTGCCCACTGCTTACTTCTTATTCAGCCCTCGTCCATTCTGCCGTTCTACCAATAAAAGAGAACCCAATATATCCCCTGATATCCAACCTGTCTTTGCTTATCAAGGTCATTTTGCAGGAATATTCTTTGCCGTTTTCAGGGTCATATATCTTCCCGTCTTCCCATACGTTATCTTCATCGTAAACAAAACGTTTCATGATCACCAGCCCCATGAGTGGTCTTTTTTGAAGTTTGGGGTCAGAATTTTCATCATCTGCTTTTGGCGTACCATCTTCTTCATTGGGCTCATCAAGCCAGATAATTTTACCACAATATTTTTCCCCGCTCTTACCGCATTTATAGATCCTTAGTTTACAATCTTTCTCCTCATTGAACCATGTACCTAAAGCTCCATCGGCTTTCTTTTGTGCAAAAACAAAATTGCTATACGGCAATACATACAAGAAAAGAATGAACAGGAATTTCATAGCGCAGTGCGCAGGGCGCAGGGTGCGTAGCGTAGTACACAGGATGTAGGAAACGCTATGCGCCATGCTCCATGCGCTATGCCCTACGCTTATAATATGTTTTGTTTTCATAATAAAATTCTTTTAGATTTATAATATTGCTGCAAGGTAAAATTATTTGGTATAAAAAAGCTAACAGTTATTTATTTTTTTTTGCATGGAAAA
The Cytophagales bacterium DNA segment above includes these coding regions:
- a CDS encoding tetratricopeptide repeat protein, with product MKKVLTLIAVTFYVTLIAINCSNETEKQTAPAPIYLNHHDTVKYVGITVCRGCHYKVYEDFIHTGMGQSFDIASRQKSAASFGEDALVYDEYSDLYYKPFWSNDSLMIMEFRLKDGDTIHKRIEQVSYIIGSGQHTNSHIVNFHGYLYQAPITYYTQRGVWDLAPGFERGNNSRFSRIIGLECMTCHNAYPDFAVGSENKYISVKTGIDCERCHGPGELHVKEKRAGNIIDTSKYIDHTIVNPAKLPIALQMSLCKRCHLQGITVLQDGKSFRDFKPGMDLAAVMNIFMPKFAGADDEFIMASHVERLMQSQCFKQSKKISCITCHNPHVSVKFTKSQIFNNTCISCHDIPKSPIHQSTNHQITKSPNHQMDCVKCHMPKSTSIDIPHVSITDHKIQIPISDTAISKIKEFIGLVCLTNENPSHNTIAKGYLAYYEKFGFVSNALDSAEKYLLMENGKWEMGNGKEKKKMKRYRQQLKEIIHLYYLRHDMNKVILFAGNFDIDSIADSWTCYRVGEAYYQLARYEEALKYFKKAVKLKPLHLDFQNKLGSAYMQSGDLQKAKNTFEFIITENPKYVPAISNLGYLYLILNRPDRAKILYDKAINLDPDNEPALLNIAGWYIYHEESQKAKSILLRVLQINPDNARAKQVLRQISGIK
- a CDS encoding DUF2147 domain-containing protein, with the translated sequence MKFLFILFLYVLPYSNFVFAQKKADGALGTWFNEEKDCKLRIYKCGKSGEKYCGKIIWLDEPNEEDGTPKADDENSDPKLQKRPLMGLVIMKRFVYDEDNVWEDGKIYDPENGKEYSCKMTLISKDRLDIRGYIGFSFIGRTAEWTRAE